A single genomic interval of Dehalococcoidales bacterium harbors:
- a CDS encoding Ni/Fe hydrogenase subunit alpha: MTKKITINPITRLEGHGKIDIFVDDKGNVEDAYWQVVELRGFERFCLGRPAEEMPRITPNICGVCPTPHNMAATKALDDLYSVSPTPTAKLVRQLQYNSFMLEDHFIHFFFLSAPDFVVGPLADPALRNIVGVIQKAGIDVGKKVIDIRKRCREIMALIGSKPAHPEGGVPGGVTRGITEEERVWIKKTADDAVTMTQFALDLFKDVVLKNKEYVDLILNDAYKLQTYYMGLVDESGNVSFYDGNIRIIDPAGKEYAYFHPRDYIEHIGEWVEPWTYVRLTHLRKVGWSGLIEGEGTSLYRVGPLARLNVAKNMATPLAQKEYQQMYSVLGNKPSHHTLAFHWARLIEALQAAETMQQIANDPLLTGTNIRNMDLKLKKVGIGCLEAARGTLIHHYETDSQGLLTKVNLIVATQHNAAPICMSVKKAAQGFVKGTDVEEGFLNMVEMAFRAYDPCLACATHSLDKPMPLELNIRGLDGNIIRTVRRE, encoded by the coding sequence ATGACTAAAAAAATAACCATCAATCCCATCACCAGACTGGAAGGACATGGGAAAATTGATATTTTCGTTGACGACAAGGGCAATGTCGAAGATGCCTACTGGCAGGTGGTTGAGCTACGCGGCTTCGAGCGGTTTTGCCTGGGGCGTCCTGCTGAAGAGATGCCGCGTATCACCCCCAATATCTGCGGCGTCTGCCCGACACCGCACAACATGGCTGCAACCAAGGCCCTGGATGACCTGTACAGTGTGTCTCCTACACCGACTGCCAAACTTGTCAGACAATTACAGTACAACTCCTTTATGCTGGAAGACCATTTTATCCACTTTTTCTTCCTGTCCGCACCGGATTTTGTGGTCGGCCCTCTGGCCGATCCGGCGTTACGAAATATTGTTGGCGTCATTCAGAAAGCCGGGATTGACGTCGGTAAAAAGGTCATCGATATTAGAAAAAGATGCCGTGAAATAATGGCCCTGATCGGCAGCAAACCGGCACACCCGGAGGGTGGCGTACCCGGCGGTGTCACGCGCGGTATCACGGAAGAGGAGCGGGTGTGGATCAAAAAGACAGCAGACGATGCGGTTACCATGACCCAGTTTGCCCTCGATCTCTTCAAAGACGTGGTTCTGAAGAATAAGGAATATGTGGACCTTATCCTGAACGATGCCTATAAATTACAGACCTATTACATGGGTCTGGTCGATGAATCCGGCAACGTGAGTTTCTACGACGGTAACATCAGGATCATCGACCCTGCCGGCAAGGAGTACGCCTACTTCCATCCCCGTGATTATATCGAACATATCGGCGAGTGGGTGGAACCATGGACCTATGTTAGACTGACCCACCTGCGCAAGGTGGGTTGGAGTGGCTTAATTGAGGGTGAGGGCACTTCCCTATACCGGGTCGGACCGCTGGCCCGTCTGAACGTGGCCAAAAACATGGCAACGCCGCTGGCTCAAAAAGAATACCAGCAGATGTACAGCGTACTGGGTAACAAACCCAGTCACCACACGCTGGCTTTCCACTGGGCCAGGCTGATTGAAGCGCTCCAGGCTGCCGAAACCATGCAGCAAATCGCCAACGACCCCCTGCTTACCGGTACTAACATCCGCAATATGGACCTGAAGCTGAAGAAGGTCGGCATCGGCTGTTTGGAGGCGGCCCGGGGGACTCTCATTCACCACTACGAAACGGATAGTCAGGGCCTGCTTACCAAGGTCAATCTTATCGTGGCGACACAGCATAATGCGGCACCGATTTGCATGTCGGTCAAGAAGGCTGCCCAGGGCTTCGTCAAGGGTACAGATGTAGAAGAGGGCTTTCTCAATATGGTGGAAATGGCTTTCCGTGCCTACGATCCCTGTCTTGCCTGTGCCACTCACTCCCTGGATAAACCGATGCCCTTGGAGCTAAATATCAGGGGGCTAGACGGTAATATAATCCGGACCGTACGCAGAGAATAA
- a CDS encoding F420-nonreducing hydrogenase, which yields MTDKKKVAILWLGSCGGCDETIVDINELILGVVNSVDLVLWPVALDFKYHHIEKMADGEIALGIINGHVRNSDHAEMAKLMRQKSQVILAFGACACFGGTPGLANLRSKEDIFRWVYQEAPTVINPKGVCPQTTTRVDGKELTLPEMFESVHSLDQVIDVDYYLPGCPPPPYLVLKAITAFLENTLPAKGSSLASHKALCDTCPRNASKPNKVAITEIKRIHEVEADPTKCFLSQGIICMGPATRSGCGESCININIPCRGCFGHIELVADSGAKFLSGLASMIDADDEAGLEKISDQVRDTIGYLYRFSLPISIMNQKKLQSDEVKSDD from the coding sequence ATGACGGATAAAAAGAAGGTCGCAATTCTATGGCTGGGTAGTTGCGGTGGCTGCGATGAGACTATCGTAGATATAAATGAACTGATACTCGGTGTGGTCAATTCCGTTGATCTGGTGCTTTGGCCGGTAGCCCTCGATTTCAAATACCATCACATCGAGAAAATGGCTGACGGCGAGATTGCCCTGGGTATAATCAACGGTCATGTCCGGAACTCGGACCATGCCGAAATGGCTAAACTTATGCGCCAGAAGTCTCAGGTGATACTGGCCTTCGGTGCCTGTGCCTGTTTCGGCGGCACGCCGGGGCTGGCTAATCTACGATCCAAAGAGGATATCTTTCGCTGGGTGTATCAAGAAGCTCCTACGGTGATAAATCCCAAAGGTGTCTGTCCTCAAACTACTACTAGAGTGGACGGTAAGGAACTCACGCTGCCGGAAATGTTTGAAAGCGTACACTCTCTGGACCAGGTAATTGATGTGGACTATTATCTACCCGGCTGTCCGCCGCCGCCATATCTGGTATTAAAGGCGATCACCGCTTTCCTGGAAAATACCCTGCCGGCCAAGGGCTCGAGCCTGGCGTCTCACAAGGCCCTGTGCGATACCTGCCCGCGCAATGCCAGCAAGCCGAATAAGGTGGCCATAACCGAGATTAAGAGAATACACGAAGTAGAGGCCGATCCGACCAAGTGTTTCCTATCGCAAGGCATCATCTGCATGGGGCCGGCGACGCGCTCGGGATGCGGAGAATCCTGCATCAATATTAATATACCGTGCCGGGGTTGTTTCGGACATATCGAACTGGTAGCTGATTCGGGCGCTAAGTTCCTGTCCGGTCTGGCATCAATGATTGATGCCGACGATGAGGCGGGACTGGAAAAAATTTCCGACCAGGTCCGCGACACTATCGGTTACCTCTACCGCTTTTCGCTACCAATATCAATCATGAATCAGAAAAAACTCCAATCAGACGAGGTGAAATCGGATGACTAA
- a CDS encoding hydrogenase iron-sulfur subunit, which yields MKEKEPKIVCFSCRFSWGYLVSEEDIAARLENWIPIICTGKIDPVHILTAFRQGAEGVLILGCPEGDCHYQDGNIEARKRITLLYNVLQSYGIERERLKLHLGADPEGKTMPQLVKEMADTVRKLGPRSGDTPTQKKSATRTK from the coding sequence ATGAAAGAAAAAGAACCCAAAATTGTCTGTTTTTCGTGCCGCTTTAGCTGGGGTTATCTGGTAAGCGAAGAGGATATTGCCGCTCGCTTAGAAAACTGGATTCCCATTATCTGCACGGGCAAAATTGATCCGGTACATATCCTGACTGCTTTCCGTCAGGGAGCGGAAGGAGTACTGATACTGGGTTGCCCCGAAGGAGACTGCCACTACCAAGATGGTAATATCGAAGCCCGGAAAAGAATAACACTGCTGTATAATGTGCTGCAGTCATATGGTATAGAGCGGGAGAGACTAAAGCTGCACCTGGGGGCAGACCCCGAGGGTAAAACCATGCCCCAGCTTGTTAAGGAGATGGCCGATACCGTTCGCAAGCTCGGCCCTCGCTCCGGAGATACTCCTACACAGAAAAAATCGGCAACCCGGACGAAATGA
- a CDS encoding FAD-dependent oxidoreductase — translation MWKTQSSGGSHVEPAMKQFLPPCQLKCPINEDIQRTNVLISLLPEDPDAAREPIIQIGNYLYEKNPFFNICGYICGLCELECNYKTRGGAIRRRMLKRFLSDTYTDYLKDKDDFDTIKDKENVAVVGGGPGGLMCAYILSKKGYRVTVFEATERLGGALWLIPQYRLPEAVLQQTLDNLVRVAHIDVKLNAKVGEGKLTFERLRNEGYRAIFLAKGTPYARVLTFNGKPVEGQDLSGVIYGLNFLYEVSHGNLPPDYFKGKKAVVIGGGNVAFDVARIAKRLGGDVTIACLECENKECKDGIPADEEEIEGSWEEGIKIVYSRGVQKIVGEQGRFKAITSPRCTSVFDENGFNPQFDCTDAINLEGDVLIITVGQGPDVAFLRKEDLLDERGKLAVDQFTLQSLRRGYVFIGGDVRRVGFMVEAMQEGVIAADSIERFLRGLDMHEGRKRDFETFGLPLRKSYKPEPETFWMPPEKRLHFQIFEKGFTLKEAREEAKRCLTCGPCLSCKACVSIGFEKSLYAVEVDEEKCSGCRICVYACNYEAAQLKEVEERLVSTTDMFRCKSCGMCVVACPSHARKLVEDDTEKRIETALATL, via the coding sequence ATGTGGAAGACGCAGAGTAGCGGGGGCAGTCATGTTGAACCGGCAATGAAGCAGTTCTTGCCGCCCTGCCAGCTCAAATGCCCCATCAATGAAGACATCCAGCGCACCAATGTACTGATATCACTACTACCCGAAGACCCTGACGCCGCCAGAGAGCCGATTATACAGATCGGCAATTATCTCTATGAGAAGAACCCCTTTTTCAATATCTGCGGTTATATCTGCGGCTTGTGTGAACTCGAATGCAACTATAAAACCAGGGGTGGCGCTATAAGGAGGCGGATGCTCAAGCGCTTCCTGTCCGACACCTATACCGACTACCTCAAGGATAAAGATGACTTCGATACTATCAAGGATAAGGAAAATGTGGCTGTCGTCGGCGGCGGCCCCGGCGGTCTCATGTGCGCCTACATTCTCAGTAAGAAGGGCTACCGGGTAACTGTATTCGAAGCTACGGAACGCCTCGGCGGTGCCCTCTGGCTGATACCGCAGTACCGTCTGCCGGAAGCCGTCCTGCAACAGACCCTGGATAATTTGGTAAGAGTGGCCCATATCGATGTCAAGCTTAATGCCAAGGTCGGTGAAGGCAAGCTGACCTTTGAAAGACTGCGTAACGAAGGCTACCGGGCCATATTTCTGGCCAAAGGCACGCCCTATGCCAGGGTACTGACGTTCAATGGAAAGCCGGTAGAAGGCCAGGACCTCTCCGGTGTCATTTATGGTCTCAATTTTCTCTACGAGGTGAGCCATGGCAACCTCCCCCCGGATTACTTCAAGGGTAAGAAGGCTGTAGTCATCGGCGGTGGCAATGTTGCCTTCGATGTAGCCCGTATTGCCAAGCGTCTTGGCGGCGACGTCACCATCGCCTGCCTGGAGTGTGAGAATAAGGAGTGTAAAGACGGCATCCCTGCCGATGAAGAGGAAATTGAGGGCTCCTGGGAGGAAGGCATTAAGATAGTCTACTCACGTGGCGTACAGAAAATCGTCGGCGAACAGGGTAGATTTAAAGCCATCACCTCGCCGCGGTGTACCAGCGTTTTCGATGAGAATGGCTTCAATCCCCAGTTTGACTGTACCGATGCCATCAACCTTGAAGGTGATGTGCTGATAATAACCGTAGGCCAGGGACCGGACGTAGCCTTCTTAAGAAAGGAGGACCTTCTCGATGAAAGAGGTAAACTGGCCGTTGACCAGTTCACCCTGCAGAGCTTAAGGCGGGGCTATGTTTTCATCGGTGGTGACGTACGGCGTGTCGGCTTTATGGTGGAAGCGATGCAAGAAGGCGTGATAGCAGCGGATTCGATCGAGAGATTCCTGAGGGGACTGGATATGCACGAAGGACGCAAGCGGGATTTTGAGACCTTCGGGCTTCCGCTACGAAAATCCTACAAACCGGAACCAGAGACCTTCTGGATGCCCCCGGAGAAGCGTTTACACTTCCAAATTTTCGAGAAGGGTTTTACTCTCAAAGAAGCCCGCGAGGAGGCGAAAAGGTGTCTTACCTGTGGTCCCTGTCTTTCCTGTAAGGCCTGCGTTTCCATTGGCTTTGAGAAATCATTATATGCCGTCGAGGTGGATGAAGAGAAGTGCAGCGGTTGCCGCATATGCGTTTATGCCTGCAACTATGAAGCAGCACAATTGAAAGAAGTAGAGGAAAGGCTGGTATCTACCACCGATATGTTCCGTTGCAAGTCATGCGGCATGTGCGTAGTAGCCTGTCCTTCGCATGCCCGGAAGCTGGTCGAAGATGACACTGAAAAGAGGATAGAGACGGCACTGGCCACTCTGTAA
- a CDS encoding pyruvate kinase — MDKTRAPRHTKIVCTLGPANSSSEVIAKMLGAGMDIARLNLAHGTFDGHRQLISAVRLASQKLKQGIGILLDLPGSKRHAGDVQSAFGKHLEFALSQDADFIALSYISSAREVEEVRKLLNEMNADVSLIAKIERAKALQESGPILGVCDGIMVARGDLALEISIEKVPMASKRLIKEANRLGKPVITATEMLESMVRSATPTRAEAADVANAVLDGTDALMLSEETSVGNYPIESIEIMTRIALEAEASLHFAQILHERWQDVPPEVNDATARAACQVADQVGARAIVAFTAGGTTALRVSKYRPCQPILAVTPSEHIMRRLSLCWGVFPIRKPDPQNLEEVFGMAGEAALETESARKGDLIVITAGLPLTLPGSTNLLKVHRV; from the coding sequence ATGGATAAAACAAGAGCACCGCGTCATACCAAGATAGTATGCACGCTGGGTCCTGCCAATAGTTCTTCTGAAGTCATTGCGAAGATGTTGGGAGCCGGCATGGATATTGCCCGGCTCAATCTGGCTCACGGCACATTCGATGGACATCGCCAGCTTATTTCGGCAGTCCGCCTGGCCAGCCAAAAACTCAAACAAGGTATCGGTATCCTCCTCGATCTCCCCGGGTCGAAACGCCATGCCGGCGATGTTCAAAGCGCCTTTGGCAAGCATCTCGAGTTTGCTCTCTCTCAGGATGCCGATTTTATTGCCCTCTCCTATATTTCCTCAGCGAGAGAGGTGGAGGAGGTCCGAAAACTACTTAATGAAATGAATGCTGATGTATCTCTCATCGCTAAGATAGAGCGGGCAAAAGCTTTACAGGAAAGCGGCCCGATACTCGGGGTCTGCGACGGGATAATGGTAGCCCGGGGTGATCTAGCCCTTGAGATCAGTATTGAGAAAGTGCCAATGGCCAGCAAGCGTCTCATCAAGGAAGCTAATCGCCTGGGTAAACCGGTGATAACAGCTACTGAGATGCTGGAATCAATGGTACGATCGGCTACTCCAACCAGGGCGGAGGCTGCTGATGTAGCCAATGCCGTCCTCGATGGCACCGACGCGCTGATGCTTTCAGAAGAAACGTCTGTTGGAAATTACCCTATCGAAAGCATAGAGATAATGACAAGAATAGCTTTGGAAGCCGAGGCATCGTTGCACTTCGCTCAGATACTACATGAGAGGTGGCAGGATGTTCCTCCCGAGGTAAATGATGCCACGGCTAGAGCGGCATGTCAGGTTGCCGATCAAGTAGGAGCCAGGGCTATCGTAGCCTTTACTGCCGGTGGGACCACAGCTTTGAGGGTATCGAAATATAGACCCTGCCAGCCTATTCTGGCCGTAACCCCGTCCGAACATATCATGAGACGCCTTTCGCTATGCTGGGGAGTTTTTCCTATCAGGAAGCCTGATCCGCAAAATCTTGAGGAGGTTTTTGGTATGGCAGGTGAAGCGGCGCTGGAGACGGAATCAGCTCGAAAAGGCGACCTGATAGTAATTACAGCCGGGCTGCCGCTGACTCTCCCGGGAAGTACCAATCTGCTCAAGGTACATCGTGTCTGA
- a CDS encoding rubrerythrin family protein, producing MNKTMENLGSAFAGESQANRKYLFFAEKAEGEGQKRIARLFRAAADAETAHARNHLKVMQGIKSTRENLRAAIDGENHEFTEMYPAFIKQAKADDEKKAADSFDMANKVEKIHHDLYQDALNRLEKGESMELEPFYVCQYCGYTVEGEAPERCPICGAPKKMFKLID from the coding sequence TTGAACAAAACGATGGAAAATCTGGGGAGCGCATTTGCCGGAGAGAGCCAGGCAAACCGTAAATATCTCTTCTTTGCGGAGAAGGCAGAAGGAGAGGGACAGAAACGTATAGCACGTCTATTCCGTGCCGCTGCTGACGCGGAGACGGCACACGCTCGCAATCACCTGAAGGTTATGCAGGGGATAAAATCAACTCGAGAGAACCTGCGGGCTGCCATTGACGGGGAAAACCACGAGTTTACTGAAATGTATCCTGCCTTTATTAAACAGGCAAAAGCGGATGACGAAAAGAAGGCGGCTGATAGTTTTGATATGGCCAACAAGGTAGAGAAAATACATCATGATTTATATCAGGATGCTCTTAACCGGCTGGAAAAGGGCGAGTCTATGGAACTGGAGCCTTTCTATGTTTGCCAGTATTGCGGTTATACCGTGGAAGGAGAGGCTCCGGAAAGGTGCCCGATTTGTGGCGCGCCGAAAAAAATGTTTAAGCTGATAGACTAA
- a CDS encoding Fe-Mn family superoxide dismutase yields MGHQLPELPYEKDALLPHISAETIEYHYGKHHKAYVDNINRLITGTEMEKLPLEDIIRRSSGGIFNNAAQVWNHTFYWNCLSPDGGGQPGGEMANAINKQFGTFNEFKEAFTSAAATLFGSGWAWLVQDAENRLSIETTSNAGNPIKEGKKALLTCDVWEHAYYIDYRNARAKYIDAFWNLVNWEFVAQNLTK; encoded by the coding sequence ATGGGACACCAACTACCGGAGTTGCCTTATGAGAAGGATGCCCTTTTACCCCATATCTCTGCAGAGACCATCGAATACCATTACGGAAAACACCATAAAGCGTATGTCGATAACATAAACAGGCTTATCACAGGCACAGAAATGGAGAAGCTGCCTCTGGAAGATATTATCCGTAGATCGTCGGGCGGCATCTTCAACAACGCTGCGCAGGTATGGAACCATACTTTTTACTGGAACTGCCTTTCTCCTGATGGCGGAGGTCAGCCTGGTGGAGAGATGGCAAACGCCATCAATAAGCAATTCGGGACGTTCAATGAATTCAAAGAGGCCTTCACCAGTGCTGCGGCAACGCTCTTTGGTTCCGGATGGGCCTGGCTCGTGCAGGACGCCGAGAACAGGCTCTCGATCGAAACTACGAGTAATGCCGGCAACCCGATTAAAGAAGGAAAGAAAGCTCTGCTGACCTGTGACGTATGGGAGCATGCTTACTATATTGATTACCGTAATGCGAGAGCCAAGTATATCGATGCGTTCTGGAACCTGGTAAACTGGGAATTTGTAGCTCAGAACCTGACGAAATGA
- a CDS encoding zinc-ribbon domain-containing protein — MYCINCGKKLLDDSRFCDGCGMRLHSNTAPEVPVDKPATKPIPRKSEAETFSGNIEYVKKDEVRRVCEELGLADWSTQSTISVTDEDAATILRVINLKGMDIPVEDFRLGLEVELEHGTRYEDANVTNNHPVLTGKIVLAHLKETMDYYQRLDVAEVEGDLLKAILDKDLKKTEVKYRKTVEAQDRLNKAVSGQLKS, encoded by the coding sequence ATGTATTGCATTAATTGCGGAAAGAAACTGCTGGACGACAGCCGGTTCTGTGACGGATGCGGCATGCGCTTACACTCAAATACGGCGCCTGAGGTACCGGTAGATAAACCGGCTACCAAGCCAATCCCACGCAAATCGGAGGCGGAGACATTTTCTGGAAATATCGAATACGTGAAAAAAGACGAGGTCAGGCGGGTATGCGAAGAGCTCGGATTAGCTGACTGGTCGACTCAGAGTACCATTTCGGTTACTGATGAAGATGCCGCCACGATTCTAAGGGTGATTAATCTGAAAGGCATGGATATCCCGGTTGAGGATTTCAGGCTGGGCCTGGAGGTGGAGCTCGAGCATGGTACCAGGTATGAAGATGCTAATGTAACCAACAACCACCCTGTGCTAACCGGCAAGATAGTCCTGGCCCATCTCAAGGAGACGATGGACTATTACCAGCGTCTTGATGTTGCCGAAGTAGAGGGAGACCTGCTGAAGGCAATACTAGATAAGGACTTGAAAAAAACCGAGGTGAAGTACCGCAAGACTGTCGAGGCACAGGACCGGCTCAACAAGGCCGTGTCAGGCCAGCTAAAATCATAG
- a CDS encoding zinc-ribbon domain-containing protein encodes MFCRQCGKEIAANSKFCNGCGALVTADAAAPTGAKAKAAAPVAKAPKTVPREERVATGNKSRDQEEAQDAPAKTKGNTRGLLCYLGFWVTGIIFLVIEKKDKLIRWHAMQSLVTFGILNIIWGIANTVSWGWVGGMGWGLGLGMLGPGIIAGMVVFIIFFVLWWVWWAILMYKTYHNKVYRVPVFAGLADKCLAALDKNK; translated from the coding sequence ATGTTCTGTCGGCAATGTGGTAAAGAGATAGCTGCCAATAGTAAATTCTGCAATGGATGCGGTGCTCTGGTGACTGCGGATGCTGCTGCTCCTACCGGTGCGAAGGCCAAAGCAGCTGCGCCAGTCGCAAAGGCACCGAAAACAGTCCCGCGGGAGGAAAGGGTAGCCACGGGAAATAAGTCAAGAGATCAGGAAGAAGCTCAGGATGCCCCGGCCAAGACCAAGGGAAATACCCGAGGCCTGCTCTGCTACCTCGGGTTCTGGGTAACCGGTATCATCTTTCTCGTCATAGAAAAGAAGGACAAACTCATCCGCTGGCATGCCATGCAGTCCCTGGTCACTTTTGGTATCCTCAATATTATCTGGGGTATCGCCAACACCGTCAGTTGGGGATGGGTTGGTGGCATGGGATGGGGATTAGGATTGGGCATGTTGGGTCCGGGTATTATTGCCGGGATGGTAGTTTTCATCATTTTCTTTGTCCTGTGGTGGGTCTGGTGGGCTATCCTGATGTACAAAACATATCACAACAAAGTCTACCGGGTGCCGGTATTCGCAGGGCTGGCGGACAAGTGCCTGGCGGCGCTTGATAAAAATAAATAG
- a CDS encoding TM2 domain-containing protein, with amino-acid sequence MYCRKCGSKLPDNSKFCDTCGTAINTGLSSSSPVATPPARPSAYQSEGDIARAGAEVARAGAEVARAKADFVNAAAYAAARDVSPKSRLAATLLAVFLGAFGAHRFYLGKYGSAAGMLVLTIIYFIIAGVTGTGIMFQPNLAMMNLWALGFALIPLMIVSIWAFVDFIVVVSGHMKDGQGRRVKKWR; translated from the coding sequence ATGTACTGCAGGAAGTGCGGTAGTAAATTGCCTGATAATAGTAAATTCTGTGATACGTGTGGTACGGCTATCAATACCGGACTATCGTCCAGTTCGCCGGTAGCTACGCCTCCGGCCAGGCCGTCGGCTTACCAATCCGAAGGCGATATTGCCAGGGCAGGAGCGGAAGTGGCCAGGGCTGGTGCCGAGGTAGCCAGAGCGAAAGCAGACTTTGTGAATGCGGCGGCTTATGCGGCAGCAAGAGATGTTTCACCCAAATCGAGACTCGCAGCCACATTGCTGGCAGTTTTTCTGGGTGCTTTCGGCGCTCACCGTTTCTATCTGGGTAAGTACGGCAGTGCGGCGGGAATGCTGGTTTTGACTATAATCTACTTCATAATAGCCGGCGTAACCGGTACCGGCATCATGTTTCAGCCTAACCTTGCCATGATGAACCTATGGGCTTTGGGCTTTGCCTTAATTCCCCTCATGATAGTTAGTATCTGGGCCTTTGTCGATTTCATAGTGGTTGTCTCCGGGCATATGAAGGACGGCCAAGGAAGACGGGTCAAGAAGTGGCGATAG
- a CDS encoding zinc ribbon domain-containing protein: MFCRQCGKELAPDSSFCDECGTAVASYSDATGAVDVEMSADSVEVETAGVELEYEMTQPTGEKTMGIIPVLKKPKSFGRWDTYAMVITDRRSIFPQITSQMLKEAVVEAQRKGKEEGKGFFSRWADQLRSTFNYSQRYWNIPPEDILRETPGNFAIDNGDIREIKVKRKDDSRGDDVASQTYTEIKIDTTIGEFKYNIDGHAGDEVNILKSLFGERVKVSHWSMGGFSISI; encoded by the coding sequence ATGTTCTGTCGGCAGTGTGGTAAGGAATTAGCACCGGACAGCAGCTTCTGTGATGAGTGTGGTACTGCGGTGGCTTCGTACTCGGACGCTACTGGTGCTGTAGATGTCGAAATGTCCGCAGATAGTGTGGAAGTGGAAACAGCGGGTGTTGAGTTGGAATATGAAATGACGCAACCCACAGGCGAAAAAACGATGGGTATAATACCGGTCTTGAAAAAACCGAAGTCCTTTGGGCGTTGGGACACCTACGCCATGGTTATTACCGACCGCCGTAGCATTTTCCCACAAATCACCAGCCAGATGCTCAAGGAGGCCGTTGTTGAAGCCCAGCGCAAGGGGAAGGAGGAAGGAAAAGGGTTTTTCTCACGCTGGGCCGATCAACTAAGGTCTACCTTCAACTATTCTCAGCGCTATTGGAACATCCCGCCGGAAGATATCCTTCGTGAGACCCCGGGGAATTTCGCTATTGACAACGGGGACATCCGGGAGATTAAGGTGAAGCGCAAAGATGATTCCCGTGGCGATGACGTAGCTTCCCAGACTTATACCGAGATTAAGATAGATACTACTATTGGTGAGTTTAAATATAATATCGACGGACATGCCGGTGACGAGGTGAACATACTCAAGAGCCTGTTCGGGGAAAGAGTAAAGGTATCACACTGGTCTATGGGGGGGTTTAGTATCAGTATCTGA
- a CDS encoding DUF72 domain-containing protein: MGNILIGTCSWTDPTLIECGRFYPNPSLSAEARLRYYASQFPVVEVDSSYYALPGEGTSGLWVTRTGANFIFDIKAFRLFTQHPTPLSSLPRDIRASLPSRIGVKNSLYYHDLPDDVLQEIWHRFRQALLPLDSAGKLGVVLFQFPPWFCTGEGQCAHILSCQQNLPQYTIAVEFRHNSWFDQVNMEHTLSFLRRHNLPLVCVDEPQGFSSSVPPLAEATADIALIRFHGRNREAWDKKGIGAAQRFDYLYSQEELAEWIDRIKDLATKTHQLHVLFNNCQQDKAVLNASQMRLMLESYRNE; this comes from the coding sequence ATGGGCAATATCCTGATTGGTACCTGCTCGTGGACCGACCCGACTCTTATAGAATGCGGCCGCTTCTATCCCAACCCGTCACTCTCTGCGGAGGCACGACTGCGCTACTATGCCAGCCAGTTTCCTGTCGTTGAGGTAGACAGCTCCTACTATGCCCTGCCCGGTGAGGGAACCAGCGGACTATGGGTAACAAGAACCGGGGCCAACTTCATATTCGACATCAAGGCCTTCCGGCTCTTTACCCAGCACCCCACACCACTATCATCGCTGCCGAGAGATATCCGGGCATCCCTGCCCTCAAGGATAGGGGTTAAGAACAGCCTCTATTACCATGACCTCCCGGATGATGTGTTACAGGAGATATGGCATCGTTTCCGTCAGGCCCTGCTCCCTCTAGACAGTGCCGGCAAGCTGGGCGTAGTCCTCTTTCAGTTTCCGCCGTGGTTTTGCACCGGGGAAGGACAATGTGCTCATATCCTCTCCTGCCAGCAAAACCTGCCCCAGTATACCATCGCAGTGGAATTCCGCCATAATTCGTGGTTCGATCAGGTTAATATGGAACATACTTTGAGCTTCCTGCGGAGGCATAATCTGCCGCTCGTATGCGTCGATGAGCCGCAGGGGTTTTCCTCCAGTGTGCCACCGCTTGCTGAAGCTACGGCTGATATCGCCCTGATCAGATTCCACGGTAGAAACCGGGAGGCCTGGGACAAAAAAGGGATCGGTGCCGCGCAGCGGTTCGACTATCTCTATAGTCAAGAGGAGCTGGCCGAATGGATCGATAGAATTAAAGATCTGGCGACAAAGACACATCAGCTGCATGTCCTGTTTAACAACTGTCAGCAGGACAAGGCAGTGCTAAACGCCAGTCAGATGCGCCTGATGCTGGAATCTTACCGTAATGAATAG